The proteins below are encoded in one region of Lactuca sativa cultivar Salinas chromosome 3, Lsat_Salinas_v11, whole genome shotgun sequence:
- the LOC128132950 gene encoding uncharacterized protein LOC128132950 yields the protein MSLANYSNMNSVSIANSLGSGSRAPILIPEEYNSWVGRMNLHLNAINEDVWKCVEGTYVTPENMATLATNQATQVEITKKLELQAKKELVSGIPHSILSQMDDIILLTANQIWENLKNRFCGNKRIIGNKRTSVLNEFDNFKMLSSETIHDAHDRFNLIMGNPAIHTESLYDLYGELQSYESSIDPPTIAAFGGPLALVSTTSQNQTPFNDQNFNHFNQTTSFQNQAFQSDSNDEADYQQLFQQNHSQPSQQAQTQTPERLPIKSQKDDSDEEVIICHNCKGTNHYARECRAKNKTKIKDSAYYAQRADELKKLENQEKQRALMAIHEPSVEYWPTSDDEAEHEPTQSKFCFVAGVEIPSRAPNVIEQVWSMISELGFSKTIFESHITKIETSLETDLKTYHDTMVNYDICKSELQTLQLKFGESTRTKSKLERDVERKSEDYNHVLEQLNQSLIQKRDLELKDQSIISSETKDVLEMEILQLKQDFQESTDKYNILNEKLTDSLKQINSLKTENKRLIWNMDSIKVARKLSDDIFTKANTLGTGKIDTNYRPGIGRESFEIEQAEQENMTNCEKSESTLPDLFTSLNEEDSDDETVINCSPDDTAFSVSKKSFKRVVNSETNSASSLTHQIKHTDGTTKLKNFLNGENSSYEDGSTSIPTIFPTMTSSIVLNAGKPNDDTWYIDSGCSKHMTGNRNYLRDFKPIQTNQDVTFGNNMKAKIKGYGNITNGNFTIKKVAFVDDLKHNLISVSQLCDNNLEVLFTKQRSLIMDAKTKDVIVDSDRAGNMYPLDMDLIYGKPDICLLSKAPADISWLWHRRLSHLNFGYINKLIGDDLVRGLPLLKLDNETLCAACEKGKLSRSTHKIISKSSVSEPLELLHIDLCGPAKTQTIQGKKYILVVVDGFSRFTWVFFLRLKSEAPEEMINFIKQIELKLK from the exons atgtcttTGGCAAATTACTCCAACATGAACTCTGTCTCCATTGCAAATAGCTTAGGATCTGGTTCACGGGCACCCATACTTATTCCTGAAGAGTATAATTCGTGGGTTGGCCGTATGAATCTTCATCTTAATGCTATAAATGAAGATGTCTGGAAGTGTGTAGAAGGAACATATGTTACTCCAGAAAATATGGCTACTCTTGCTACAAATCAAGCCACTCAAGTTGAAATTACAAAAAAGTTGGAACTCCAAGCCAAAAAGGAACTTGTTTCTGGAATACCTCACAGTATTCTAAGTCAAATGGATGACATTATACTGTTAACCGCAAATCAAATTTGGGAGAATTTGAAAAATCGTTTTTGTGGAAATAAAAGAATCATCGGAAACAAAAGAACATCTGTTTTGAATGAATTTGATAATTTCAAAATGCTTTCATCAGAAACCATCCATGATGCTCATGATAGGttcaatttgattatg GGAAATCCAGCTATTCATACCGAATCTTTGTACGATTTGTATGGAGAActtcaatcgtatgaatcctcgATTGACCCACCAACCATTGCAGCTTTTGGAGGACCACTTGCACTTGTGTCCACAACTTCTCAAAACCAAACACCTTTCAATGATCAAAACTTTAATCATTTTAATCAGACTACATCTTTTCAAAACCAAGCCTTCCAGTCTGATTCAAATGATGAAGCAGATTATCAACAACT ATTCCAACAAAACCATTCTCAACCTTCCcaacaagcccaaactcaaaCACCTGAAAGACTTCCGATTAAAAGTCAAAAGGATGATAGTGATGAAGAAGTGATCATTTGTCACAACTGcaaaggaacaaatcactatgccaGAGAATGTCGagccaaaaacaaaaccaaaatcaaagactCAGCATACTATGCTCAAAGAGCCGATGAATTGAAGAAACTGGAAAACCAAGAAAAGCAAAGAGCATTGATGGCAATCCATGAACCAAGTGTGGAATACTGGCCAACTTCTGATGACGAAGCTGAACACGAACCAACACAATCAAAGTTCTGCTTCGTAGCTGGTGTTGAAATACCTTCAAGAGCTCCAAACGTCATAGAACAGGTATGGTCTATGATCTCTGAACttggtttttccaaaacaatttttgagtCCCACATAACCAAAATTGAGACTAGTCTGGAAACTGATCTCAAAACATATCATGACACAATggtcaattatgatatttgcaaatCTGAGTTACAAACCTTGCAACTCAAATTTGGAGAATCAACAAGAACTAAAAGCAAATTGGAAAGAGACGTTGAAAGAAAATCAGAAGATTATAATCACGTCTTGGAACAATTAAATCAGTCCCTAATTCAGAAAAGGGATTTGGAACTAAAAGATCAGTCAATCATTTCTTCTGAAACAAAAGATGTTTTAGAAATGGAAATCCTTCAGTTGAAACAAGACTTTCAAGAATCAACTGATAAATACAATATTCTAAATGAAAAACTGACTGATTCTTTAAAACAAATCAATTCTCTTAAAACCGAGAATAAAAGACTGATATGGAATATGGATTCTATCAAAGTTGCTAGAAAACTAAGTGATGATATTTTCACAAAGGCAAACACCTTAGGAACTGGCAAAATTGATACGAATTATAGACCAGGAATTGGAAGAGAATCCTTTGAAATTGAACAAGCAGAACAGGAAAACATGACGAATTGTGAAAAATCTGAATCTACTCTACCAGATCTTTTCACATCTCTTAATGAGGAAGATTCAGATGACGAAACAGTTATCAACTGTAGTCCAGATGATACTGCTTTCAGTGTTTCCAAAAAGTCTTTCAAAAGAGTTGTAAATTCTGAAACAAACTCTGCAAGTTCTTTAACTCACCAAATCAAACATACCGATGGAACCACTAAACTCAAAAACTTTTTGAATGGAGAAAATTCCTCTTATGAGGATGGTAGTACTTCTATACCAACTATTTTTCCTACAATGACTTCATCAATT GTACTTAATGCTGGAAAACCCAATGATGAtacatggtatattgatagtggctgctccaaGCATATGACAGGAAACCGGAACTACTTACGTGACTTCAAACCTATACAAACCAATCAAGATGTTACCTTCGGAAACAACATGAAAGCAAAAATCAAAGGTTATGGAAACATAACAAATGGTAATTTTACCATAAAGAAAGTTGCCTTCGTCGATGACCtgaaacacaacctcatcagtgtttctcAACTGTGTGATAACAATCTTGAAGTTCTTTTCACCAAACAACGAAGCTTGATCATGGATGCCAAAACAAAAGATGTTATAGTTGATTCTGACCGTGCCGGAAATATGTATCCACTTGACATGGATCTTATCTACGGTAAACCCGATATATGTCTGCTATCTAAAGCCCCAGCAGatattagttggttatggcaccgtcGCCTTTCCCATCTAAACTTTGGGTACATCAACAAATTAATCGGCGATGATCTTGTTCGAGGGCTACCACTCCTGAAGCTTGATAACGAAACTCTTTGTGCCGCATGTGAAAAAGGAAAACTTTCCAGATCCACTCACAAAATCATCTCAAAATCTAGTGTATCCGAACCACTAGAATTGTTGCACATAGACCTTTGTGGCCCTGCCAAAACCCAAACCATACAAGGGaagaagtacattcttgttgtcgttgatggttTCTCGCGCTTTACTTGGGTCTTTTTCTTAAGACTAAAATCAGAAgcacctgaagagatgatcaacttcatcaaacaaATCGAGCTGAAGCTGAAATGA